The genomic window GTTTCCGAGATCGACCGCGTGGTGCCGGACGCGGCATCTCCGACGCGGGACTGGTTCTCACGCCACGACGTTGGCGGCTTCCGCTGCCTCCATCACCGGTCGGACGAACGTGGTACGACGCCCACGCCGCCAGAGCTTGCTCGATCGCCAGCATCAACATCAACAGAGCCAACAACACCAACAAAAACGTCGACATCCCGCCGCCAACTCCTGTGTCGCCCCAATCCCCCGGAGAAAGAAACTCGACCTCCAATGGCAGCAAGTCTCGGATCACTTCGGCACTGGTCACGCGAGTCAAATCCGATTCACCGACATTCAGCACCGAAGCAACGGGCAAGACGCTGGTTTGACCATCCGTTCCCGTGCGCTGCCATTCAATCGTTCCGGGAACCAACAATTCGTCCAAGCCCGCTTGGTCCGCCACGATCAATTCACGTGGCGAGACAGTGATCGACGATTCGTTTGCAGCCGCCTCCAATTCAATTTCCAATCGCGGAGGTTCGTCCGCCGGTGGAAGCAACACGACCGTCGGCAGATAGCTTTCGCTGGGCACAGCAACCTCAGCCACCGAATCCACCATGCGACTGGTGGGCGGAGCGGCCCCGCTGAACAACATCGCGTTGCTTTGCAGCAAGAAGACCACAAACGTCGGGTCACCTGGCCAGTTGTTCCAATTGCCATCCAGTCCCGTCGTCACGGTCACCACACGGCCTCGCCCGAACCCATGCAGCGTTGCCACCGGAGTCTCATCAGCACGAGCCAGCAATGTTTGAACATTCGATTGGATTTCTTCGCTGCCATCGATGGGACCGGTGTCCGACTCGTCACCCGACAACTCTTCCCTCAATTCCTCGGCGGCCGATCGAGCGGGAACCCATTGCCGGCGAATGCTGACCAACCCAAAGATTCCGTTCCCAGCCGAAGCGATTGGGCCCAGCAACTCGGCGTTCTTACCGAGCACCAACTTGGTCGACTCATCCGCTAAATCGCCAAGTGAAACCGTCGGGGCGATGTCAAACGGCAGCAACCCACCGGCTTTGCCACCCACCAAGGTGTTGTAATTGTCCGCGTTGACATCGTCGCCCAAAAACCAAGCCAAGCCGCCTCCGTTTTGAACGTATTGCTTCAACGAATCAACCGCGCGCTTGGAAAGCTCGGGCACATCAATCAAGTAGACCGCCCGATAGCGTGAGAGTTGTTCGACCGTCACATCTCTCAGCATGGTGACCGGTTGCACTTCGGGGATCGCACCGATCCGAACTTGACTGCCTGGATCCAAAACCGAGGACACATGATAGGCCCCAATGGCATCCGAATCGCCGCCATCGATCACCAACACACGCTGGGCATCGGCCAGCGGGATTGTGCAAACTCGTGAGTTGTCAATCTCCAACGCATCCGCTGGCAAATCGACCTGAACGACGTGTGTGCCGACCTTGTTGACAAAGATCTGAAACGACTTCGTCAGTTGCTGCCCGCCGGGAATCGAGTCAATCAAAATCACTGGCAGGTTCTGAACTTCGCCACTGACCGTGAGCGTCGGGTCCGCGGTTTTGACCTGGTCACCGTACGTGATCACGCTGGCGGACAGAGCCACGTTGGTTGCCTCTCGCGGCGAGTAGTTTTTGACCGTGACATTGACGACAACCGGAACGCCTGCGACCCAAACATCGGGCGTGGGAGTCAGATCGGTGATGGCGAGATTGCGAGTGGTGTTGCTGGCTTGATTGGGCACGCAATCGATCATCTGAATCTTTGCGCCGGCTTGGTCGACCGACTCCAATGCCTCTGCCATCCGCCGTGGTGCCGCCCAATCACGCTGAGTGAAATCGCTGACGACATACAAGGTTTGAGAGTCCGCGGTGGTAGCAGCAATCAGGTCCGATGCCAAATCGATCGCCGACACCAAATCCGTCCGCAGCGACGAGGCCCGAGTCGCCATCAAACGTTCGACTTGCCGCCCATCGGGGGAAATCGTTTGAGCGGACAAATCCGCGGCGACGTCCGCCGAGGCGTTTTCACCGGCCGCAACCATCGCGGCTCGACTGGCTCGCATCACCGTGAGCGTGTGGCTGTCGCCGTCCGCTGCCAATCGCTTCACCAACCCGGCCACCGACGCCAGCGCCCGGTCATAGGCGGTGTTGCCCACCAACCCGTTTGCCTCCGCGTCCGCGACTTCATCCGCTGTCCCCCGGCGAGAAACGATTTGCTGCATCGAATAGCTGTCATCCAACACGATCACATGGTGCGTCGTCTGACCACCGAGCGCACCAATCCATTGACGTCCGCCCACCAACCCGGCCAGCAACGCAATCAACAATGCCGCCACCGCCAACCGCGAAAGCAACAGCAACAACTGACGCAAGACAATCCAACGGCGCTGCTTGCGGTAACTGGCCAGCAAGAAATCCATCGCCGCCCACTTGGTTCGGCGATGCCGAAGCAAGTTGATCAGGTGAACCAAGAGCGGCACCGCGACAAACGCGAAACCAATCGACAGGGCGGGATAAAGGAACAAAACGCTAGTGCTTTAAAGGTTGGACTCGAGGGAACGAAAACAGGTGTGTCATAGGCTTCCAGCCTGTGTTTTCGACTCCACAGGCGGGGAGCCTAGTGGTCTGTCAAAGTTAAAAGTGAGGATTGTTCGTAGTGGACGAGGCGACGAGTCCTTGGATTTAACGCCAGTTCAGGACTCGTCGCCTCGTCCACTACCCTAAAAGTAAGTCGTGACAGGCCACTGATTGCATTGTTTTCCATGGATGCACCAGCTCAATTGCGAAGTTTTGGGAGAGCTTGCCGAGCCGAGAGAAAACGGGCCAGGACCGCATCCAGTGGCTCGCTGGTTCGGACTTGCAGGTAATCAATTTTCAACCGGCCACAAGCTCGCCGTGTCTTTTCTAGAAAGCCATCGAGTGCCTCGAGGTAACCTTCCCGAAGAGCCGCGGGATTGCAATTCAATGCCGACTCAACCTCCAAGCCTTCGAAGCGGGTCGCCCCCGTGAAGTCAAAGTCCATCTCATCGTCGTGCAAAACATGGATCAACGCGACATCGTGCCCGCGAGCTCTCAGAACTCGCAGACCTTCTTGCAGTTCCTCCACCCCGAGCAAATCGGAGATCACGCAGACCACACCAGCCCGGGGAATCGCGGCGGCCAGCTGCTTGGCGACTTGATCGAGCCTGGTCTCGCCTTCGTGATCGGCGGACGCCAAGCAAGTCAACATTCGGTTGAGTTGATGCTGACTCGATTTCGCTGGGACACTGTCACGAAGCTGCGTGTCAAACGTGTACAGCCCGCAGGCATCCTTTTGGCGAAGCGCTAGGTAAGCCAACGACGCTGCCAACGATGCCGCGTACTGAAATTTGTTCTCATCGCCTTCGCCGTACGACATGCTGCCGCTGCAGTCGACCAACAATTGCAAACGCAAGTTGGTTTCCTCTTCGTACTGCTTGATGTGCAACCGATCCTGACGCGCGTACACCTTCCAATCGATATGCCGCAACTCATCGCCGGGAACATACTGGCGGTGCTGCAGAAACTCGATCGATTGGCCGAAGTATGGACTTCGGTGCATCCCTGAAAGAAACCCCTCCACCACTCGCCGGGCGGTCAATTCCAACCGGCGAATGCGAGCGGTGACCTCAGGACGCAAATATCTTTTGGAATCGGGCATCGCGAGACAATTCGTCCTCGGTCGTCGGGGTGGCGTCAATGATTCGGGCGACCACTTCGTCGCTGGTGATGCCTTCACTTTCGGCAGCGAAGTTCACCACCATCCGGTGACGCAGTACGGGCGGTGCGAGAGCTTGGATGTCTTCCACTTGGACGTGATGGCGGCCTTGCAACAACGCGCGAGCCTTGCCGCCGAGGATCAAGAACTGAACCGCACGCGGACCAGCTCCCCAGCCCACCAGGTCCTCCACGAACTCCGGCACACCCTCACCGCCAACGCGAGTTTGTCTGACCAACGACAACGCGTAACGCACGATGTGATCGCTGACGGGGACTTGGCGAACCAATTGTTGCAGTCGCAAAATCTCTTCACCGCGAAGAACCGGCAGGGCTTCCGCCACCGCGGTCCCCGTGGTCCGCCTGGCCACTTCAAATTCTTCATCAAACGATGGGTAGTCAACATAGATTTTGAACATGAACCGGTCTTGCTGAGCTTCCGGCAGCGGGTACGTGCCTTCTTGCTCAATCGGGTTCTGCGTCGCCAACACAAAAAACGGGTCGTCGAGTTGGTGCCGTTCGCGACCCGCCGTGACCTGCCGTTCCTGCATCGCTTCCAACAACGAGGCCTGCGTCTTGGGTGGGGTCCGGTTGATTTCGTCGGCCAGCACCACGTTGGCGAACAACGGCCCCGGCATGAATCGCAATTCGCGATGCCCGGTCGCACGATCCTCTTCCATGATCTCGGTGCCCGTCACGTCGGCAGGCATCAGGTCCGGAGTGAACTGAATGCGACTGAATGACAGATCCAAGGTTTTGGCGAGCGTGCTGATCATCAACGTCTTGGCCAATCCAGGCACGCCTTCCAACAAAACGTGCCCCCGACTGAACAAGCAGATCAGGATTTCATCAATGACTTCCTCTTGGCCGACAATGATCTTCCCCAACTCATCCAGCACTCGTCGACGAGCGTCATGAAGCAAGTTGATGTCCGCTTCACCGATGGCAGCGGAATTTGATTCAGGTGCATTCATCCAGGATGTCTCAATCGGGATATCTTTGTCCAACGATCACGCGGCGACGATCATGTGTTCAATCGTTCCAGTACGCCTTACCAAGGTAGTCCACCGGACACCGGCAGAGTAGACCAGTCAAATGGGCCGCGTTGAGTTGTTACGTGGCCGGCCTGGACGAAGGGCTGGCCCACACACCCCCCCCCTCCCCTCGCCGCACCGCCGCAAGGGAAGCGGTGATCAGGGGATTTGCACCTTCCCCCAAAACGGACGCTCCCGATCGGCCCGCACACGCACATCCTCCAGCATCACCCCCACGGATTGATCAAACGTGAAGTCCTTCCGTCGAGAGCGGTAGCGAACCGTGATCGTCTGCTTGAAATCCAGCGGCATCTGAGGGTACAGCCAAACGGAGTAGGAATCCGACGGAGCCTGCGTGATGATGACCTCGTTGTTGGCCATCACGCGAGCCTTCACCGGGGCGGCTTTCAGTCGTTCCGCATCCGCCCAAAGAACGGGATTGATGGACAACCCAGGCAACATTTCGTCCCATTCCAGCCACCAAAAATACCGATCGCCCTCTCGCATTGAAACGACTTCCAATTCATCCGGGGGCGCGGGACGGCGATGCCCAGGCGTCTTCATCCACTCAAAGATCCGGTCGGCTTCCTCGTAAAAGAAATCCAAACCGCGACCGCGATACAAAACGATCATCGCATCGTGATCGTAAGTCATGTAACGATCGTAAATGGCACCAAAATCTCGCAACGGCACACCGTCTTTGTCGCCCTTGACGATGTAAACGGGCACGTACTTGGAATTCTCGTTGTAGTGCAACAGCGTCTTGCCAGGCCGACTGCTGATACTGATCATGCCCGCCCACAAATCAGGATGGGAGATCGCAATGTCCCAAGCCGCGGTGCCACCTGGCCCATGCCCGCCAATGAACACTCGGTCAGAATCAATCGCGAAGTGACGCAGGGCGTGACGCAGCGAACTCAACACCGCGTCGTGCTCTCGCATCGTGTACTCGTAGTCGCCTTGTCCGCCTCGCGTCCATCGCGGGGCGACCACAATGAAACCATGCCGGATCGAATGGCCCAACCTCATCGTTGCGGGCGGTTCGGGTTCCTCGACCGACGATTCATCCACCACTCGATCTGGATCGGAACTCTGCTGCAAAAACGCTTGCTGCGGGACTCCTGACCACCAATTCAACTGCGTCTCCGCGATCGCACCGGCGGCATGCATTGCGACCACACAGGGATAAGTGCGATTGGGGTCGTACTCCGGCGGCAACTGCACCACGTAAGAAACAGGCGGAATCGCGGATGGATCCTCGGCTTGCGCCACATGAAATCCATTTTGATCCAACCCGACATGGAACATCCCTGCCACGGACGGATCCGCGACGATGGACGAGTCCGACTGAATCGCATCGATCATGGGCGGCTTCATCAACGGCAACATCTTCGCAATGTAGTCCGCTCGCGCGCCTTCCAACGAAGACAGTCGCGTGAGAATCTCTTGCCGTTTGCCGGGATCCTCTTCCACCAAAAATTCGCGAACCAGCGATCGCACATCGATCAGCGACAAGACGATTTTCAAGTTGGTTTCCCCGGAACCATTGCCAAGCAACCAACCGGCCACCGCGAGCGACACGCGTGTTTCGGGATCCATCGTCGCGTTGCCCCCCATCCGAATGAAGTCACTCAACCGGGGCAGCGTTTCCGGTGACAGCTCCGCTTTGATTTCGGCAACCAATCCGCCCAACGAATCCTGGACCGGCTCCTGCAACTCACCCACCAAGGCCGCCAATCGCTGGTGGACCATGTCGACCTGCTGCTGGGTCTCCTCCATCGAACCGAGCAAGTCCGCGACCTTGACCTGCGTCACGCGACTGACAACTCGCGTTGGAAACTGGTCCAGAATCGCGCGAGCCAATTGAGGCTGACCGGACTCCCGTCGCAACTCGGCTTGCTCCAGCAACTGCCTGGCTTCGTTTTCGACATATTGACCCACGATCGGCTTGAGGTCCGCACTGTCGGGGAACTCATCCAAGATCCGAACCAACTCTCGACGGGCGTCTGCGTAACGCTCTGACTCCGCAAAAAACCGAACGACGTTAAGCCGCGCGTCGACATTCTTGGGATCGGTGTTCCGGCGAAAGATGTCCCGCAACTGATCGCTGCTGATGCTGGACGTCGCAATTCGCATGTCCAGGTTGATCGAGTCGTCCGTCTTCAGCGCCTCCACCTTCGCGTACTTCGCCGTCAGCTCGGTGATGCCTTGCAGGATCGCGAACGGAGATCCCGAGGGACCTCGCACGGTCAGTCGCCGACGCCCAAATTCATTGAAAGGTGTCACCCCGAGTGCCTGGCCGATGGACGCGACCTGCTCGCCCCCATCCGGCACCGGCTGGAAAAATTCAATCCGCTCATGCAAGTCGGGGACATCGCGTGGCTCGGCGGCGACCATCCCTCGCCGGTGCACGTACGTCCGCCGCAGCCCATCGTCGACAACCCAAATGGGACGGTTTTGAATCCCGCCTTCATTGCCAGCCGAAAACGCATTTTGGTTCATGCTGGCGACCTCCAGGTAGACGCCCCGCAACACCATGCCGTTCCGCAGTGAGATCAACTGCTCCGCGTGAACCAATGTCGCTTGGCCCAACACAACCCCAATGAGCGTCGCAACGAGAACCACCGAACCGCGGCCATTTGCGCGACCTTCTTTCGCCCGGCCTCTTTTCACACGCCCCCTCTTCTCCCGACTCGACACCTTCCTGTCATCCGAGTTTGAAAAGGTGTCATTCATGAGGACTCAATGTTGAAAGCAATCAGTAGAAAAGATTGGCGGTGCGTTGCAGCGTCCTGCCAAGCGGCGCGACACCGACGCTTAGCTGTGCGACGGTTGGACGCGACTGCGCGATCCACTGTGCCAGCAACAAGGACTGGCTCGAGGTTGAATCCACCGCCGCCTCACCGGACACGAGCAATGCCCCCT from Rhodopirellula islandica includes these protein-coding regions:
- a CDS encoding BatA domain-containing protein, which gives rise to MFLYPALSIGFAFVAVPLLVHLINLLRHRRTKWAAMDFLLASYRKQRRWIVLRQLLLLLSRLAVAALLIALLAGLVGGRQWIGALGGQTTHHVIVLDDSYSMQQIVSRRGTADEVADAEANGLVGNTAYDRALASVAGLVKRLAADGDSHTLTVMRASRAAMVAAGENASADVAADLSAQTISPDGRQVERLMATRASSLRTDLVSAIDLASDLIAATTADSQTLYVVSDFTQRDWAAPRRMAEALESVDQAGAKIQMIDCVPNQASNTTRNLAITDLTPTPDVWVAGVPVVVNVTVKNYSPREATNVALSASVITYGDQVKTADPTLTVSGEVQNLPVILIDSIPGGQQLTKSFQIFVNKVGTHVVQVDLPADALEIDNSRVCTIPLADAQRVLVIDGGDSDAIGAYHVSSVLDPGSQVRIGAIPEVQPVTMLRDVTVEQLSRYRAVYLIDVPELSKRAVDSLKQYVQNGGGLAWFLGDDVNADNYNTLVGGKAGGLLPFDIAPTVSLGDLADESTKLVLGKNAELLGPIASAGNGIFGLVSIRRQWVPARSAAEELREELSGDESDTGPIDGSEEIQSNVQTLLARADETPVATLHGFGRGRVVTVTTGLDGNWNNWPGDPTFVVFLLQSNAMLFSGAAPPTSRMVDSVAEVAVPSESYLPTVVLLPPADEPPRLEIELEAAANESSITVSPRELIVADQAGLDELLVPGTIEWQRTGTDGQTSVLPVASVLNVGESDLTRVTSAEVIRDLLPLEVEFLSPGDWGDTGVGGGMSTFLLVLLALLMLMLAIEQALAAWASYHVRPTGDGGSGSRQRRGVRTSPASEMPRPAPRGRSRKRTVGASSHGDDDSGGTASSANSSTAGASR
- a CDS encoding DUF58 domain-containing protein, with translation MRPEVTARIRRLELTARRVVEGFLSGMHRSPYFGQSIEFLQHRQYVPGDELRHIDWKVYARQDRLHIKQYEEETNLRLQLLVDCSGSMSYGEGDENKFQYAASLAASLAYLALRQKDACGLYTFDTQLRDSVPAKSSQHQLNRMLTCLASADHEGETRLDQVAKQLAAAIPRAGVVCVISDLLGVEELQEGLRVLRARGHDVALIHVLHDDEMDFDFTGATRFEGLEVESALNCNPAALREGYLEALDGFLEKTRRACGRLKIDYLQVRTSEPLDAVLARFLSARQALPKLRN
- a CDS encoding AAA family ATPase; translated protein: MNAPESNSAAIGEADINLLHDARRRVLDELGKIIVGQEEVIDEILICLFSRGHVLLEGVPGLAKTLMISTLAKTLDLSFSRIQFTPDLMPADVTGTEIMEEDRATGHRELRFMPGPLFANVVLADEINRTPPKTQASLLEAMQERQVTAGRERHQLDDPFFVLATQNPIEQEGTYPLPEAQQDRFMFKIYVDYPSFDEEFEVARRTTGTAVAEALPVLRGEEILRLQQLVRQVPVSDHIVRYALSLVRQTRVGGEGVPEFVEDLVGWGAGPRAVQFLILGGKARALLQGRHHVQVEDIQALAPPVLRHRMVVNFAAESEGITSDEVVARIIDATPTTEDELSRDARFQKIFAS
- a CDS encoding alpha/beta hydrolase → MLGQATLVHAEQLISLRNGMVLRGVYLEVASMNQNAFSAGNEGGIQNRPIWVVDDGLRRTYVHRRGMVAAEPRDVPDLHERIEFFQPVPDGGEQVASIGQALGVTPFNEFGRRRLTVRGPSGSPFAILQGITELTAKYAKVEALKTDDSINLDMRIATSSISSDQLRDIFRRNTDPKNVDARLNVVRFFAESERYADARRELVRILDEFPDSADLKPIVGQYVENEARQLLEQAELRRESGQPQLARAILDQFPTRVVSRVTQVKVADLLGSMEETQQQVDMVHQRLAALVGELQEPVQDSLGGLVAEIKAELSPETLPRLSDFIRMGGNATMDPETRVSLAVAGWLLGNGSGETNLKIVLSLIDVRSLVREFLVEEDPGKRQEILTRLSSLEGARADYIAKMLPLMKPPMIDAIQSDSSIVADPSVAGMFHVGLDQNGFHVAQAEDPSAIPPVSYVVQLPPEYDPNRTYPCVVAMHAAGAIAETQLNWWSGVPQQAFLQQSSDPDRVVDESSVEEPEPPATMRLGHSIRHGFIVVAPRWTRGGQGDYEYTMREHDAVLSSLRHALRHFAIDSDRVFIGGHGPGGTAAWDIAISHPDLWAGMISISSRPGKTLLHYNENSKYVPVYIVKGDKDGVPLRDFGAIYDRYMTYDHDAMIVLYRGRGLDFFYEEADRIFEWMKTPGHRRPAPPDELEVVSMREGDRYFWWLEWDEMLPGLSINPVLWADAERLKAAPVKARVMANNEVIITQAPSDSYSVWLYPQMPLDFKQTITVRYRSRRKDFTFDQSVGVMLEDVRVRADRERPFWGKVQIP